The following coding sequences are from one Ficedula albicollis isolate OC2 chromosome 17, FicAlb1.5, whole genome shotgun sequence window:
- the ANGPTL2 gene encoding angiopoietin-related protein 2, with translation MMTTRFICLMLVTVVGVTASETQEFEGNDKEKAQEFIYTNRYKRSSDTQDKCTYTFIVPQQRVTGAICVNSKEPEVLLENRVNKQELQLLNNELLKQKRQIETLQQLVEVDGGIVNEVKLLRKESRNMNSRVTQLYMQLLHEIIRKRDNALELSQLENKILNQTADMLQLANKYKDLEHKYQHLMSIANNQTIIIAQLEEHCQRMPSIKPLPQTPQPPIKVYQPPTYNRINNQISTNEIQSDQNLKVLPPTLPTMPAVTSIPTSTDKPSGPWRDCLQALEDGHDTSSIYLVKPENTNQLMQVWCDQRQDPGGWTVIQRRLDGSVNFFRNWETYKQGFGNIDGEYWLGLENIYWLTNQGNYKLLITMEDWSGRKVFAEYASFRLEPESEYYKLRLGRYNGNAGDSFTWHNGKQFTTLDRDHDVYTGNCAHYQKGGWWYNACAHSNLNGVWYRGGHYRSRYQDGVYWAEFRGGSYSLKKVVMMIRPNPNTFH, from the exons ATGATGACAACAAGATTCATCTGTTTAATGCTAGTAACTGTTGTGGGAGTTACTGCGAGTGAAACACAGGAGTTTGAAGGCAATGACAAGGAAAAGGCTCAAGAATTCATTTATACGAACAGATATAAGCGTTCCAGTGACACACAGGACAAATGCACTTACACCTTCATTGTACCTCAGCAGAGAGTGACAGGTGCCATTTGTGTTAATTCTAAGGAGCCTGAAGTTCTGCTTGAAAACAGGGTAAATAAACAAGAATTACAGTTACTTAACAATGAACTTCTCAAACAAAAGAGACAAATAGAAACTCTCCAGCAACTGGTAGAGGTGGATGGTGGAATTGTTAATGAAGTTAAACTCCTaagaaaagagagcagaaatatGAATTCTCGTGTCACACAACTCTACATGCAGCTATTACATGAAATTATCCGAAAACGTGATAACGCCTTAGAACTTTCTCAActtgaaaataagattttgaaCCAAACTGCAGACATGCTGCAGCTTGCAAACAAATACAAAGACTTAGAGCACAAGTATCAACATTTGATGTCAATTGCCAATAATCAGACAATAATAATTGCCCAGCTGGAAGAACACTGTCAAAGAATGCCATCCATAAAGCCACTGCCACAAACTCCACAACCACCAATTAAAGTGTACCAGCCTCCTACTTACAATCGCATTAATAACCAGATATCTACTAATGAGATTCAAAGTGATCAGAACTTAAAGGTTCTGCCACCTACCTTACCAACCATGCCTGCAGTTACTAGTATTCCAACTTCAACTGATAAACCATCTG GACCCTGGAGAGACTGTCTACAAGCATTAGAAGATGGCCATGACACAAGCTCCATCTATCttgtaaaaccagaaaacacaaatcagCTGATGCAGGTCTGGTGTGACCAACGGCAGGACCCTGGTGGCTGGACGGTCATTCAGAGACGGCTGGATGGCTCTGTCAACTTTTTCAGGAACTGGGAGACATACAAG CAAGGATTTGGTAACATAGATGGAGAGTATTGGCTTGGATTAGAAAACATTTATTGGTTAACAAATCAAGGCAACTACAAACTGCTCATAACAATGGAAGATTGGTCAGGTCGAAAAGTATTTGCTGAGTATGCCAGCTTCAGGCTGGAGCCTGAGAGCGAGTACTACAAGCTGAGACTGGGACGCTACAACGGCAACGCGGGAGATTCCTTCACCTGGCACAATGGCAAACAGTTTACCACGCTGGACCGGGATCACGATGTGTACACAG GTAACTGTGCTCATTACCAGAAGGGAGGATGGTGGTACAATGCATGTGCTCACTCCAACCTCAATGGGGTCTGGTACCGGGGAGGACACTACCGCAGCCGGTACCAGGATGGTGTTTACTGGGCGGAATTCCGGGGAGGATCATACTCATTAAAAAAAGTTGTTATGATGATAAGACCTAACCCTAAcacatttcactga